One Mercurialis annua linkage group LG3, ddMerAnnu1.2, whole genome shotgun sequence DNA window includes the following coding sequences:
- the LOC126673195 gene encoding cytochrome P450 736A117-like, producing the protein MTNGYLFNIVRKMLSSHQFSSELQQHGTSSLLLPLFFTILASSFIIFFFKKPSPLNRKLPPSPPNFPIIGNLHQLGLHPHRSLRSLAHTHGPIMLLHLGSKPVLVISSAELARDVMKTQDLIFADRPITKIQMMLLYDKKDVAFASYGEYWRQIKSLCVLHLLSNKRVRSYSKIREEEINLIIDTLKNSSSSTSVVNLSDLIIKVTNNIVCRIAMGKKYNLVELGGRAFKEIFNDIADLLGSSDVGDYIPWLGWVNHVTGLYAKARKVAKEFDDFLENVVEEHIASGCYMKEDTTNKDFVDVLLWLQKENLAGFPIDRTCIKAITLDIFAGGTDTTYTLMEWVMTELLRHPEIMKRVQSEIREIAKDKIFISETDLNKLQYLKAVIKETFRMHPPVPLLVPRVARKDVKLQGYDIAAGTQVLINAFAIGRDAASWDQAEEFRPDRFLNSSIDFRGHDFELIPFGSGRRICPGIHFATITYELVLANLLYKFDWTLHGVAKGEDLDTTESTGISIHKRNPLFVVATPHI; encoded by the exons ATGACCAATGGCTATTTATTCAATATAGTTAGAAAAATGTTGAGCTCCCATCAGTTCTCATCAGAGCTGCAGCAACATGGAACTTCCTCATTGTTGCTACCCTTATTCTTCACCATCTTAGCCTCCTCCTTCATTATCTTCTTCTTCAAGAAACCGTCTCCACTCAACCGAAAACTACCACCTTCCCCACCTAACTTTCCAATCATAGGAAACCTCCACCAACTCGGCTTACATCCTCACCGCTCTCTTCGCTCCTTGGCTCATACACATGGTCCTATAATGTTGCTTCACTTAGGGAGTAAACCAGTCTTGGTTATCTCATCAGCTGAACTAGCTCGCGATGTCATGAAAACCCAAGATCTTATTTTTGCCGACAGACCTATTACAAAAATCCAGATGATGCTTCTATATGACAAGAAAGATGTGGCTTTTGCTTCTTATGGTGAATACTGGAGACAAATAAAAAGCTTATGTGTTCTGCATTTGCTAAGTAACAAAAGGGTAAGGTCTTACAGCAAAATTAGAGAAGAAGAGATAAATTTAATAATCGATACCCTAAAgaactcttcttcttcaacaTCAGTAGTGAATTTAAGTGATCTTATTATAAAGGTAACCAATAATATAGTTTGCAGAATAGCTATGGGGAAAAAGTATAACCTGGTAGAATTAGGAGGGAGAGCGTTTAAGGAGATTTTCAATGACATTGCAGATCTTTTGGGAAGTTCTGATGTTGGGGATTATATTCCATGGCTTGGTTGGGTTAATCATGTGACTGGGTTGTATGCTAAAGCTCGAAAAGTGGCTAAAGAGTTTGATGATTTCCTAGAAAATGTAGTTGAAGAACATATCGCTAGCGGTTGCTATATGAAAGAAGATACTACTAATAAGGATTTTGTGGATGTTCTGCTTTGGCTTCAGAAAGAGAACTTAGCTGGTTTTCCTATTGATAGAACTTGCATCAAGGCTATCACTCTG GATATATTTGCAGGAGGTACAGACACTACATACACATTGATGGAATGGGTAATGACTGAACTCCTAAGGCATCCTGAGATCATGAAGAGAGTCCAAAGTGAAATAAGAGAAATTGCCAAAgacaaaatatttatatcagAAACGGATTTGAATAAACTGCAATACTTAAAAGCAGTGATCAAGGAAACTTTTCGAATGCATCCTCCGGTCCCATTACTAGTTCCTCGTGTAGCTAGGAAAGATGTCAAATTACAGGGATACGACATTGCAGCAGGAACCCAAGTGCTAATTAACGCTTTTGCAATAGGTAGAGATGCTGCATCATGGGACCAAGCTGAAGAGTTTCGGCCAGACAGATTCCTAAATAGTTCTATTGATTTTAGAGGACATGATTTTGAGCTGATACCATTTGGATCAGGCAGAAGAATTTGTCCCGGTATTCATTTTGCAACGATCACATATGAACTTGTGCTAGCAAATTTGCTGTACAAGTTTGACTGGACACTGCATGGTGTAGCTAAAGGAGAAGATTTGGATACTACTGAAAGCACCGGTATCTCTATCCATAAAAGAAATCCACTTTTTGTTGTTGCAACTCCACACATATAA
- the LOC130014688 gene encoding cytochrome P450 736A117-like, whose translation MLSSHQFSSELQQHGTSSLLLPLFFTILASSFIIFFFKKPSPLNRNLPPSPPKFPIIGNLHQLGLHPHRSLRSLAHTHGPIMLLHFGSKPVLVVSSAELARNIMKTQDLIFADRPTRKIQMMLMYDQKDVAFASYGEYWRQMKSLCVLHLLSNKRVRSYSKIREEEINLMIDTLKNSSSSSTSVVNLSEVIVKVTNHVVCRIAMGKKYNPVESGGRAFKEIFNDFTYVLGSFDVGDYIPWLGWVNHVTGLYAKARKVAKELDDFLENVVEEHIASGCYMKEDTNQDFVDVMLWLQKENLTGFPIDRTCIKAITLDIFAAGTDTTYTLMEWAMTELLRHPEIMKRVQNEIREIAKDKTFISEADLNKLQYLKAVIKETFRMHPPVPLLVPRVAMKDVKLQGYDIAAGTQVLINAYAIGRDRALWDQPEEFQPDRFLNSSIDFRGHDFELIPFGSGRRMCPGIHFAMITDELALANLLYKFDWTLHGVAKGEDLDTTESTGISIHKKNPLFVVATPFI comes from the exons ATGTTGAGCTCCCATCAGTTCTCATCAGAGCTGCAGCAACATGGAACTTCCTCATTGTTGCTACCCTTATTCTTCACCATCTTAGCCTCGTCCTTCATTATCTTCTTCTTCAAGAAACCTTCTCCACTCAACCGAAATCTACCACCTTCTCCACCTAAGTTTCCAATCATAGGAAACCTCCACCAACTCGGCTTACATCCTCACCGCTCTCTTCGGTCCTTGGCTCATACACATGGTCCTATAATGTTGCTTCACTTCGGGAGTAAACCAGTCTTGGTTGTCTCATCAGCTGAACTAGCTCGCAATATCATGAAAACCCAAGATCTTATCTTTGCTGACAGACCTACTAGAAAAATCCAGATGATGCTTATGTATGACCAGAAAGATGTAGCTTTCGCTTCTTATGGCGAATACTGGAGACAAATGAAAAGCTTATGCGTTTTGCATCTATTAAGTAACAAAAGGGTACGGTCTTACAGCAAAATTAGAGAAGAAGAGATAAATTTAATGATCGATACCTTAAagaactcttcttcttcttcaacatCAGTAGTGAATTTAAGTGAAGTTATTGTAAAGGTAACCAATCATGTAGTTTGCAGAATAGCTATGGGGAAAAAGTATAACCCGGTAGAATCAGGAGGGAGGGCGTTTAAGGAGATTTTCAATGACTTTACATATGTTTTAGGAAGTTTTGATGTTGGGGATTATATTCCATGGCTTGGTTGGGTTAATCATGTGACTGGGTTGTATGCTAAAGCTCGAAAAGTGGCTAAAGAGTTAGATGATTTCCTAGAAAATGTAGTTGAAGAACATATTGCTAGCGGTTGCTATATGAAAGAAGATACTAATCAGGATTTTGTGGATGTTATGCTTTGGCTTCAGAAAGAGAACTTAACAGGTTTTCCTATTGACAGAACTTGCATCAAGGCTATCACTCTG GATATATTCGCAGCAGGTACAGACACTACATACACATTGATGGAATGGGCAATGACGGAACTCCTAAGGCATCCTGAGATCATGAAGAGAGTCCAAAATGAAATAAGAGAAATTGCCAAAGACAAAACATTTATATCAGAAGCGGATTTGAATAAATTACAATACTTAAAAGCAGTGATTAAGGAAACTTTTCGAATGCATCCTCCAGTCCCGTTACTAGTTCCTCGAGTAGCTATGAAAGATGTCAAATTACAGGGATACGACATTGCAGCAGGAACCCAAGTGCTGATTAATGCTTATGCAATAGGTAGAGATCGTGCATTATGGGACCAACCTGAAGAGTTTCAGCCAGACAGATTCCTAAATAGTTCTATTGATTTTAGAGGACATGATTTTGAGCTGATACCATTTGGATCAGGCAGAAGAATGTGTCCTGGTATCCATTTCGCAATGATCACGGATGAACTTGCGCTAGCAAATTTGTTGTACAAGTTTGACTGGACACTGCATGGTGTAGCTAAAGGAGAAGATTTGGATACTACTGAAAGCACTGGTATctctattcataaaaaaaatccactTTTTGTTGTTGCAACTCCATTCATATAA
- the LOC126673201 gene encoding cytochrome P450 71AP13-like has protein sequence MALFLQWLIEAFKPLLPFASIFIAALLMKFVLKKNQRKKNLPPSPKTLPIIGNLHQVGIHNPHIALHSQAQKYGPIMFLQLGEIPTVVISSARLAKEVLKTHDLVLASRPQLFSAKYLFYDCSDIAFAPYGAYWRNVRKLCILELLSAKRVLSFSYVREEEVARLVSRIAESSSSGITNVSKIVGLYANDVLCRVALGRDFSQGGEYDQHGFQKMLDDYQALLGGFSLGDYFPSMEFVHSLTGMKRRLLHTFRRFDEFFDEVIKEHQNSEGKQEERKDLVDVLLDIQKNGSSDMPLTMDNIKAVILDMFAAGTDTTFITLDWAMTELIMNPTAMAKAQAEIQNIVGERRVVLESDLPKLNYMKAIIKEVFRLHPPVPVLLPRESMEDVIIDGYDIPAKTRIYVNAWAMGRDPEVWENPEIFKPERFMGSSIDFKGQEFELIPFGAGRRSCPAITFGIATVELALAQLLHSFDWELPPGVKAQDIDNTEAFGISMHRVVPLHAIAKSHFL, from the exons ATGGCTCTCTTCCTTCAATGGCTGATAGAAGCTTTCAAACCACTTTTGCCTTTTGCATCCATTTTTATAGCAGCGCTTCTGATGAAGTTTGTCCTGAAAAAAAACCAGAGAAAGAAAAATCTACCACCGAGTCCTAAAACGTTACCAATCATTGGCAACCTTCACCAGGTAGGTATACACAACCCTCACATAGCTCTCCACAGTCAAGCACAAAAATATGGTCCCATCATGTTTTTACAGCTTGGTGAGATCCCAACCGTGGTGATTTCATCGGCTAGATTGGCTAAGGAAGTCCTCAAAACCCATGATCTTGTACTCGCAAGCCGCCCTCAGCTCTTTTCAGCAAAATACTTGTTCTATGATTGCTCAGATATTGCCTTTGCTCCATATGGTGCCTACTGGAGAAATGTAAGAAAACTTTGCATTCTTGAGCTGCTGAGTGCTAAGCGAGTCCTATCATTCAGCTATGTCAGGGAAGAAGAAGTTGCTCGTTTGGTTAGTCGGATAGCAGAGTCTTCTTCCTCTGGCATCACCAACGTAAGCAAAATTGTTGGGCTGTATGCTAATGATGTCCTTTGCCGGGTTGCACTTGGAAGGGACTTCTCACAAGGAGGGGAGTATGATCAGCATGGTTTCCAAAAGATGCTTGATGATTACCAGGCACTGCTTGGAGGATTCAGTCTTGGAGATTATTTCCCATCCATGGAGTTTGTACATAGCTTAACAGGTATGAAAAGAAGACTCCTACATACTTTCAGACGGTTTGATGAGTTCTTTGATGAAGTTATAAAAGAACATCAAAATTCGGAAGGAAAACAAGAGGAACGAAAGGACCTTGTAGACGTCTTACTTGATATACAGAAGAACGGTTCCAGTGATATGCCTCTTACCATGGATAACATCAAAGCAGTAATCTTG GATATGTTTGCAGCAGGAACTGATACTACTTTCATAACGCTTGATTGGGCAATGACGGAGCTGATCATGAATCCTACAGCTATGGCAAAAGCACAAGCAGAAATTCAGAACATTGTTGGTGAGAGAAGAGTTGTACTAGAGAGTGATCTGCCTAAGCTTAACTATATGAAAGCTATAATCAAAGAGGTTTTCCGTTTACATCCTCCTGTCCCAGTTTTGCTCCCAAGAGAGTCAATGGAAGATGTTATCATTGATGGGTACGACATTCCTGCTAAAACTCGGATTTATGTGAATGCATGGGCAATGGGGAGGGACCCGGAAGTATGGGAGAATCCAGAAATATTTAAACCAGAAAGATTTATGGGCAGCAGTATAGACTTCAAAGGGCAGGAGTTTGAGCTGATACCGTTTGGAGCTGGTAGACGAAGCTGTCCAGCCATCACATTTGGAATAGCAACTGTTGAGCTTGCTTTAGCTCAACTTCTGCATAGCTTTGATTGGGAATTGCCACCAGGTGTAAAAGCTCAGGATATAGATAATACAGAAGCTTTTGGGATCTCAATGCACAGGGTAGTTCCTCTGCACGCGATCGCCAAATCACACTTTCTGTAA